The following proteins are encoded in a genomic region of Pagrus major chromosome 16, Pma_NU_1.0:
- the LOC141011220 gene encoding glucosamine-6-phosphate deaminase 2: MRLVILDDYNLASEWAAKYIRNRIIQFKPSADRYFTLGLPTGSTPYGCYQKLIEYYRNGDISFKYVKTFNMDEYVGLPRGHPESYHSYMWNNFFKHIDIDPANAHVLDGNAEDLVAECQAYEQKIAEAGGIELFVGGIGPDGHIAFNEPGSSLVSRTRVKTLAKDTIVANARFFGNDLSKVPTMALTVGVGTVMDAKEVMILITGAHKAFALYKAIEEGVNHMWTVSAFQQHPRTIFVCDEDATLELRVKTVKYFKGLMHVHNKLVDPVLSIKDQ; this comes from the exons ATGAGGCTGGTCATACTGGACGACTATAACCTGGCCAGTGAGTGGGCAGCAAAATACATCCGCAACAGAATCATCCAGTTCAAGCCGTCTGCTGACAGATACTTCACTCTGGGTTTACCTACAG GGAGTACTCCTTATGGCTGTTACCAGAAGTTAATTGAATACTACAGAAATGGAGATATTTCATTCAAATATGTGAAAACGTTCAACATGGATGAATACGTTG GTCTACCTCGTGGTCATCCAGAGAGCTATCACTCCTACATGTGGAACAACTTCTTCAAGCACATTGACATTGATCCAGCCAATGCTCACGTCCTGGATGGAAACGCAGAAGACCTGGTGGCAGAGTGTCAGGCTTACGAGCAGAAGATTGCAGAGGCCGGAGGAATTGAGTTGTTTGTAGGAG GTATTGGTCCTGACGGTCACATAGCATTCAACGAGCCAGGTTCTAGCCTTGTTTCCAGGACCAGAGTGAAAACCCTGGCTAAGGACACCATTGTGGCCAATGCTCGCTTCTTTGGCAACGACCTGTCCAAGGTTCCCACCATGGCTCTGACTGTGGGTGTGGGAACTGTCATGGATGCCAAGGAG GTGATGATTCTGATCACAGGAGCACACAAAGCCTTTGCTCTGTATAAAGCCATAGAGGAGGGAGTGAACCACATGTGGACAGTCTCAGCCTTCCAGCAGCATCCGCGTACCATCTTCGTCTGTGATGAAGACGCCACGCTGGAGCTACGAGTCAAAACGGTCAAATACTTCAAAG GTTTAATGCACGTTCATAACAAACTGGTGGACCCGGTGCTCAGCATAAAGGACCAGTAA